A section of the Archocentrus centrarchus isolate MPI-CPG fArcCen1 chromosome 20, fArcCen1, whole genome shotgun sequence genome encodes:
- the dlec1 gene encoding deleted in lung and esophageal cancer protein 1 isoform X2: protein MEEEPETREKLRADPSVNAHRPASGKSQDISHVLASIFKHLYTNDIIGKDAVSNLVKTKSGRGSYHDRYVKELQQAHCEFEQCVKEADMLESHIIQARASAAATETQAYERMRETTGDVCDHQRLLTVKSAFSWCVDENLLEMNNLISPKDYLATQKPHVRAPAAEKWNPARPTIAYSMHVSVKPQDDGCTATDLKVTEVDPSVTFESCSDTPRKKKTHREPKQTKPRPKWKDEPSAKDRAEALEKLQKLKDRHSFLRNPRFLPPNAQQGGMSLIRPRTKVKAEPERKCTEEKSQADEPAPVFLAMPSLVVFTNYSVGHVYETALELKNLTSSSRQIRVIPPTTPYFSLGLGRFPGEGGIVAPGMSCKYMLRFAPDSLADYKDFIVVEAQAEDPFVVPVEAWRPPPILTLPRVLDCGYCLIGGVKFVEFLCQNVGLSSGTFCIIPKHQWPASNLRSLARTYFSEQPPFAVSPSLFVLQPGEATVVEVVFFPTTAEKICQVFTVVCDNCQVKDISIEGEGQLIALELVSVSGEEEPPVVGEMHDLTAEHFVRFSPCNPHSVQQKKIVIRNNVHLELPFHWQIMKPNLHPLLPGETPEASRIQFHLATDDVFHISPSTGILAPCQDQEYLLIFCPKELKDYHSVCHLVLRDVPQLPPEPTDSSILQPVQPGSKVTSVIIMEIEVKGSTEPYQILLEPYAVVIPGEIFICTPTCRQFKMWNHSKTFICFQWERMNSSCHIMEVEPSAGRIEENECFDFNLFVTGGKAEKVVTRLVCYIQHSHEPVTLAVEVSFKGPAVTLSVPSIDFGLIRPGEQTQTTLLLTNITQLDASWILEDKHQDSQISVEPCRGLLPPLASCNVDVLFKPHSCQQFETELELTVENGTGCHLSVRADVQSSQVCLLNCMLSFPELYVGAPATGTVTLFNQTLLPSHFSWMAQLQGKQASVCSASFDPSSGTLGPNVSMEITVTFTAHTDLELTKVAAVCEVQGMNSPLVVGIVGKPQNLSVSYSLPVVCSNGQSPSTPVLDFGDGVVLKRAVIKQLLITNQTSIPAPFTAEAEYFTCHASKPDNQPEKRFAYAANPLHSVQAKKAEEKAHEEFVSSLLAHGKGAAFSVTPNAGMLGPFESQTLDVTAYTDMWGEYRDHLICKVGDLEPVLIPIHMTVKGCPLYFQMIGPRSQDQNQGPIIQFGTHVSGGDTVSRSLRINNPTMFDIRLDWETYNIDRNDRKLLDVVVLFGDAFPLKDADGNEVLSGAFRLSDGIFQTAWEKTHTTVSEGTSASLQSLTDVEEEELLSEDEREEEEKTCFYPSPAKKKLISVHIRPHVIPAKSSGAIHVSFTPLTLSGSARETRCVGLALGFMSLDSELAACVPGKVGRVQGLDLEPVRVDLLAAVKTAALLVQMEEDDGALEFRASAGDLLDAHSDKEIVVHEFDITQSFQLKNTSEMPLHFTLGAQPPFSVVKPKPRARTSGSSNPPTGDSQPLVLKPQHSMQVKVAFHCSLPLLDHVDQTDEEIPSGVMVIHGANGQRKLRFKQNLLIHYSNNTLQTVPLCAHLDLPALCLSADSMEFGFCYVRQTQTREVNLYSHGARVYWKSITKSGEGDSHAFRVTPDCGLLGPKEHHGTSCSQCLQISFTPSEDREFRAVLVIQCPLVKPSLTLQLRGTGSFDEMYRSI, encoded by the exons ATGGAAGAGGAGCCGGAGACGAGAGAAAAGCTGCGAGCTGACCCGTCTGTGAACGCTCACCGACCCGCGTCCGGAAAGTCCCAG GACATTTCTCACGTGTTAGCAAGCATCTTCAAGCATCTTTACACAAACGACATCATTGGAAAAGACGCTGTCTCCAACCTGGTTAAGACGAAAAGTGGACGAGGCAGCTATCATGACAGATATGTGAAAGAGCTCCAGCAG GCTCATTGTGAATTTGAACAGTGTGTTAAGGAGGCAGACATGCTGGAGAGTCACATCATTCAGGCCAGAGCATCAGCCGCAGCCACAGAAACCCAGGCTTATGAGAGAATGAGGGAAACAACAGGCGATGTTTGTGATCACCAGAGACTGCTTACAG TCAAATCAGCCTTTTCCTGGTGTGTGGATGAAAATCTTCTTGAAATGAACAATCTGATTTCCCCAAAAGACTACTTAGCGACACAAAAACCACACGTTCGAGCACCAGCAGCAG AAAAATGGAATCCTGCCAGACCCACCATTGCCTACTCCATGCATGTGTCCGTAAAGCCTCAGGATGATGGCTGTACTGCGACTGACTTAAAAGTCACTGAGGTAGACCCCAGCGTGACCTTCGAGTCCTGCTCAGACACCccgaggaagaagaaaacccaCAGGGAG CCAAAGCAGACCAAGCCTAGACCGAAATGGAAGGACGAGCCAAGTGCAAAGGATCGAGCGGAGGCTTTGGAAAAACTTCAGAAGCTGAAAGATCGCCACAGCTTCCTCCGCAATCCACGTTTCCTTCCCCCAAATGCGCAGCAGGGCGGCATGTCTCTGATCAGGCCCAGAACTAAAGTGAAGGCAGAGCCGGAGAGGAAATGCACTGAAGAGAAAAG CCAAGCTGATGAGCCTGCTCCAGTCTTCCTAGCAATGCCTTCACTGGTGGTTTTCACCAACTACAGCGTGGGACACGTCTATGAG actgcACTGGAGCTTAAAAACTTGACTTCTTCAAGCCGCCAAATCCGAGTTATCCCTCCCACCACTCCTTACTTCTCTCTTGGCCTGG GTAGATTCCCTGGTGAAGGCGGCATTGTTGCCCCAGGAATGAGCTGTAAGTACATGCTACGTTTTGCTCCAGACTCCCTGGCAGACTACAAGGACTTTATAGTGGTGGAGGCCCAGGCTGAGGACCCATTCGTGGTGCCAGTCGAGGCATGGAGACCTCCTCCCATACTCACCC TACCAAGAGTCCTGGACTGTGGTTATTGTCTCATCGGAGGAGTTAAGTTTGTTGAGTTTCTGTGCCAGAATGTGGGTCTCAGCTCTGGGACCTTTTGCATTATTCCCAAGCATCAGTGGCCAGCCTCAAATCTTAGG TCTTTGGCCAGAACATACTTTTCTGAGCAGCCACCCTTTGCAGTCAGTCCCTCCCTTTTTGTGCTGCAGCCAGGAGAGGCCACTGTTGTTGAA GTGGTTTTCTTTCCAACCACTGCAGAGAAGATCTGCCAGGTTTTCACTGTTGTCTGTGACAACTGCCAGGTGAAAGACATTTCCATTGAAG GTGAGGGCCAGCTGATCGCGCTGGAGCTGGTGTCTGTATCTGGGGAGGAGGAGCCTCCTGTGGTTGGGGAGATGCACGATCTCACTGCAGAGCACTTTGTCCGTTTCAGCCCGTGCAACCCTCACTCTGTGCAGCAGAAGAAgattgtcatcagaaacaatgt TCACTTGGAGCTGCCTTTTCACTGGCAGATCATGAAGCCCAACCTGCACCCTCTACTTCCAGGGGAAACCCCTGAAGCCTCACGCATTCAGTTCCACTTGGCCACGGATGATGTTTTCCATATCAGTCCCTCAACAGGGATTCTGGCTCCCTGCCAGGACCAAGAGTATCTGCTCATCTTTTGCCCTAAAGAG TTAAAGGATTACCACAGTGTCTGTCACTTAGTCCTGAGAGACGTCCCCCAGCTGCCACCAGAGCCCACTGACAGCAG CATCCTTCAGCCTGTGCAGCCTGGCTCCAAGGTAACAAGCGTCATCATCATGGAAATAGAGGTCAAGGGCTCAACAGAGCCATATCAGATCCTGCTGGAGCCATACGCTGTTGTAATCCCTGGAGAGATTTTTATTTGCACACCCACTTGCAGGCAGTTCAAG ATGTGGAACCACAGCAAAACCTTTATCTGTTTTCAATGGGAGAGGATGAACAGCAGCTGTCATATAATGGAAGTGGAGCCATCTGCTGGCAGAATAG AGGAGAACGAATGTTTTGACTTCAATCTTTTTGTGACGGGAGGGAAAGCAGAGAAGGTTGTGACCCGTTTGGTTTGCTACATACAGCACAGCCACGAGCCCGTCACTTTGGCCGTTGAAGTATCCTTCAAA GGCCCCGCGGTGACTCTCAGTGTGCCCAGCATTGACTTTGGACTCATAAGGCCCGGAGAGCAGACTCAGACCACCCTGCTCCTTACCAATATCACCCAGCTGGATGCCTCTTGGATCCTGGAGGACAAACATCAAGACTCACAG ATCTCAGTAGAGCCATGCAGGGGTCTGTTGCCTCCCTTGGCCTCTTGCAATGTGGATGTGCTCTTTAAGCCACATTCCTGCCAGCAGTTTGAAACAGAGCTGGAACTGACTGTGGAGAATGGGACAGGATG TCACCTGTCAGTGCGAGCAGATGTACAGTCTTCCCAGGTCTGTCTTCTGAACTGCATGCTGTCCTTCCCTGAACTTTATGTTGGAGCTCCTGCCACAGGCACCGTAACTCTTTTCAACCAGACCCTCCTGCCATCACACTTCAGCTGGATG GCCCAGCTCCAGGGTAAACAAGCTTCAGTGTGTTCAGCCTCTTTTGACCCCTCCTCTGGTACTCTGGGACCTAATGTCAGCATGGAAATCACAGTGACTTTTACTGCTCACACAGAT cTGGAGCTGACCAAGgtagctgctgtctgtgaagtCCAGGGAATGAACTCCCCTCTAGTTGTTGGAATTGTGGGCAAACCCCAAAATCTCAGTGTATCTTACTCACTGCCCGTTGTCTG TTCAAATGGTCAAAGCCCCTCAACACCAGTACTTGACTTTGGAGATGGTGTTGTATTGAAGAGAGCTGTTATCAAGCAGTTACTGATAACCAATCAAACTTCTATCCCTGCTCCTTTTACCGCAGAGGCAGAATACTTCACCTGCCATGCCTCAAAGCCAGATAACCAGCCAGAGAAAAG ATTTGCATATGCTGCGAATCCGCTCCACTCTGTTCAAGCTAAGAAAGCAGAGGAAAAGGCACACGAGG AGTTTGTGAGCAGCCTGCTGGCTCATGGAAAAGGTGCAGCTTTTTCTGTCACGCCCAACGCAGGGATGCTGGGACCGTTTGAAAGTCAGACTCTGGATGTGACTGCCTACACTGACATGTGGGGAGAGTACAGAGACCACCTCATATGTAAA GTGGGGGACCTTGAGCCTGTGCTTATTCCCATACATATGACGGTGAAAGGCTGCCCCCTCTACTTCCAGATGATAGGCCCACGATCACAGGACCAGAACCAAGGGCCAATCATACA GTTTGGCACTCATGTATCAGGCGGTGACACGGTCTCTCGTTCTCTTCGCATAAACAATCCCACCATGTTTG ATATTCGTTTGGACTGGGAGACTTACAACATAGATCGGAATGACCGTAAACTGCTGGATGTCGTGGTGCTGTTTGGAGACGCCTTCCCGCTTAAAGATGCTGATGGCAATGAGGTGCTGAGCGGGGCATTCAGGCTTTCCGATGGAATCTTTCAAACAGCatgggaaaaaacacacaccacagtCTCTGAGGGAACAAGCGCTTCTCTCCAAAGCTTGACT GATGTGGAAGAGGAGGAACTCCTGTCTGAAGATGAgcgtgaggaggaagagaagactTGTTTTTATCCCTCCCCTGCAAAGAAAAAACTCATATCTGTCCACATCAGGCCTCAC GTGATTCCAGCAAAGAGCAGCGGAGCCATCCACGTGTCTTTCACTCCTTTGACTCTTTCTGGGTCTGCTCGTGAGACCAGATGTGTCGGCTTGGCTCTGGGTTTCATGAGCCTAGACTCTGAG TTGGCTGCTTGTGTTCCTGGTAAAGTTGGGAGGGTTCAGGGTTTGGATTTAGAGCCTGTCAGGGTGGATCTACTAGCAGCTGTTAAGACTGCAGC GCTGTTAGTGCAGATGGAGGAGGACGACGGGGCGCTGGAGTTTCGTGCTTCGGCCGGTGATTTACTGGACGCGCACTCAGACAAGGAG aTAGTAGTGCATGAATTTGACATCACACAAAGCTTCCAGCTGAAAAACACTTCAGAGATGCCGCTACACTTCACCCTGGGGGCTCAGCCTCCATTTTCGGTGGTCAAGCCAAAACCTCGGGCCCGGACCAGCGGCTCCAGCAATCCTCCCACCGGTGACAGTCAGCCTTTAGTGCTTAAGCCTCAACACAGCATGCAG GTGAAAGTGGCCTTCCACTGTTCCCTGCCCCTTCTGGACCACGTGGACCAGACAGATGAGGAAATCCCTTCTGGGGTGATGGTGATCCACGGTGCAAATGGGCAGAGGAAGCTGAGGTTCAAGCAAAACCTCCTGATTCACTACAGCAACAACACTCTGCAG ACAGTGCCGCTCTGTGCCCATCTGGATCTTCCAGCACTGTGTTTATCTGCTGACAGCATGGAGTTTGGGTTTTGCTATGTGAGGCAAACACAAACCAGAGAAGTAAATCTGTACAGCCACGGGGCCCGCGTGTACTGGAAATCAATTACAA AGTCAGGTGAAGGGGACTCCCATGCGTTCAGAGTAACGCCTGACTGTGGACTGCTCGGGCCCAAGGAGCACCATGGCACCAGCTGCAGCCAGTGTCTTCAGATCAGCTTCACTCCCAG tgagGACAGGGAGTTCAGGGCCGTGCTGGTTATCCAGTGTCCTCTAGTAAAGCCTTCCCTCACGCTGCAGCTCCGGGGAACAGGATCCTTTGATGAGATGTACAGGTCCATCTAA
- the dlec1 gene encoding deleted in lung and esophageal cancer protein 1 isoform X1, with translation MEEEPETREKLRADPSVNAHRPASGKSQDISHVLASIFKHLYTNDIIGKDAVSNLVKTKSGRGSYHDRYVKELQQAHCEFEQCVKEADMLESHIIQARASAAATETQAYERMRETTGDVCDHQRLLTVKSAFSWCVDENLLEMNNLISPKDYLATQKPHVRAPAAEKWNPARPTIAYSMHVSVKPQDDGCTATDLKVTEVDPSVTFESCSDTPRKKKTHREPKQTKPRPKWKDEPSAKDRAEALEKLQKLKDRHSFLRNPRFLPPNAQQGGMSLIRPRTKVKAEPERKCTEEKSQADEPAPVFLAMPSLVVFTNYSVGHVYETALELKNLTSSSRQIRVIPPTTPYFSLGLGRFPGEGGIVAPGMSCKYMLRFAPDSLADYKDFIVVEAQAEDPFVVPVEAWRPPPILTLPRVLDCGYCLIGGVKFVEFLCQNVGLSSGTFCIIPKHQWPASNLRSLARTYFSEQPPFAVSPSLFVLQPGEATVVEVVFFPTTAEKICQVFTVVCDNCQVKDISIEGEGQLIALELVSVSGEEEPPVVGEMHDLTAEHFVRFSPCNPHSVQQKKIVIRNNVHLELPFHWQIMKPNLHPLLPGETPEASRIQFHLATDDVFHISPSTGILAPCQDQEYLLIFCPKELKDYHSVCHLVLRDVPQLPPEPTDSSILQPVQPGSKVTSVIIMEIEVKGSTEPYQILLEPYAVVIPGEIFICTPTCRQFKMWNHSKTFICFQWERMNSSCHIMEVEPSAGRIEENECFDFNLFVTGGKAEKVVTRLVCYIQHSHEPVTLAVEVSFKGPAVTLSVPSIDFGLIRPGEQTQTTLLLTNITQLDASWILEDKHQDSQISVEPCRGLLPPLASCNVDVLFKPHSCQQFETELELTVENGTGCHLSVRADVQSSQVCLLNCMLSFPELYVGAPATGTVTLFNQTLLPSHFSWMAQLQGKQASVCSASFDPSSGTLGPNVSMEITVTFTAHTDLELTKVAAVCEVQGMNSPLVVGIVGKPQNLSVSYSLPVVCSNGQSPSTPVLDFGDGVVLKRAVIKQLLITNQTSIPAPFTAEAEYFTCHASKPDNQPEKRFAYAANPLHSVQAKKAEEKAHEEFVSSLLAHGKGAAFSVTPNAGMLGPFESQTLDVTAYTDMWGEYRDHLICKVGDLEPVLIPIHMTVKGCPLYFQMIGPRSQDQNQGPIIQFGTHVSGGDTVSRSLRINNPTMFDIRLDWETYNIDRNDRKLLDVVVLFGDAFPLKDADGNEVLSGAFRLSDGIFQTAWEKTHTTVSEGTSASLQSLTDVEEEELLSEDEREEEEKTCFYPSPAKKKLISVHIRPHVGNLSDYPFCITPQQIVIPAKSSGAIHVSFTPLTLSGSARETRCVGLALGFMSLDSELAACVPGKVGRVQGLDLEPVRVDLLAAVKTAALLVQMEEDDGALEFRASAGDLLDAHSDKEIVVHEFDITQSFQLKNTSEMPLHFTLGAQPPFSVVKPKPRARTSGSSNPPTGDSQPLVLKPQHSMQVKVAFHCSLPLLDHVDQTDEEIPSGVMVIHGANGQRKLRFKQNLLIHYSNNTLQTVPLCAHLDLPALCLSADSMEFGFCYVRQTQTREVNLYSHGARVYWKSITKSGEGDSHAFRVTPDCGLLGPKEHHGTSCSQCLQISFTPSEDREFRAVLVIQCPLVKPSLTLQLRGTGSFDEMYRSI, from the exons ATGGAAGAGGAGCCGGAGACGAGAGAAAAGCTGCGAGCTGACCCGTCTGTGAACGCTCACCGACCCGCGTCCGGAAAGTCCCAG GACATTTCTCACGTGTTAGCAAGCATCTTCAAGCATCTTTACACAAACGACATCATTGGAAAAGACGCTGTCTCCAACCTGGTTAAGACGAAAAGTGGACGAGGCAGCTATCATGACAGATATGTGAAAGAGCTCCAGCAG GCTCATTGTGAATTTGAACAGTGTGTTAAGGAGGCAGACATGCTGGAGAGTCACATCATTCAGGCCAGAGCATCAGCCGCAGCCACAGAAACCCAGGCTTATGAGAGAATGAGGGAAACAACAGGCGATGTTTGTGATCACCAGAGACTGCTTACAG TCAAATCAGCCTTTTCCTGGTGTGTGGATGAAAATCTTCTTGAAATGAACAATCTGATTTCCCCAAAAGACTACTTAGCGACACAAAAACCACACGTTCGAGCACCAGCAGCAG AAAAATGGAATCCTGCCAGACCCACCATTGCCTACTCCATGCATGTGTCCGTAAAGCCTCAGGATGATGGCTGTACTGCGACTGACTTAAAAGTCACTGAGGTAGACCCCAGCGTGACCTTCGAGTCCTGCTCAGACACCccgaggaagaagaaaacccaCAGGGAG CCAAAGCAGACCAAGCCTAGACCGAAATGGAAGGACGAGCCAAGTGCAAAGGATCGAGCGGAGGCTTTGGAAAAACTTCAGAAGCTGAAAGATCGCCACAGCTTCCTCCGCAATCCACGTTTCCTTCCCCCAAATGCGCAGCAGGGCGGCATGTCTCTGATCAGGCCCAGAACTAAAGTGAAGGCAGAGCCGGAGAGGAAATGCACTGAAGAGAAAAG CCAAGCTGATGAGCCTGCTCCAGTCTTCCTAGCAATGCCTTCACTGGTGGTTTTCACCAACTACAGCGTGGGACACGTCTATGAG actgcACTGGAGCTTAAAAACTTGACTTCTTCAAGCCGCCAAATCCGAGTTATCCCTCCCACCACTCCTTACTTCTCTCTTGGCCTGG GTAGATTCCCTGGTGAAGGCGGCATTGTTGCCCCAGGAATGAGCTGTAAGTACATGCTACGTTTTGCTCCAGACTCCCTGGCAGACTACAAGGACTTTATAGTGGTGGAGGCCCAGGCTGAGGACCCATTCGTGGTGCCAGTCGAGGCATGGAGACCTCCTCCCATACTCACCC TACCAAGAGTCCTGGACTGTGGTTATTGTCTCATCGGAGGAGTTAAGTTTGTTGAGTTTCTGTGCCAGAATGTGGGTCTCAGCTCTGGGACCTTTTGCATTATTCCCAAGCATCAGTGGCCAGCCTCAAATCTTAGG TCTTTGGCCAGAACATACTTTTCTGAGCAGCCACCCTTTGCAGTCAGTCCCTCCCTTTTTGTGCTGCAGCCAGGAGAGGCCACTGTTGTTGAA GTGGTTTTCTTTCCAACCACTGCAGAGAAGATCTGCCAGGTTTTCACTGTTGTCTGTGACAACTGCCAGGTGAAAGACATTTCCATTGAAG GTGAGGGCCAGCTGATCGCGCTGGAGCTGGTGTCTGTATCTGGGGAGGAGGAGCCTCCTGTGGTTGGGGAGATGCACGATCTCACTGCAGAGCACTTTGTCCGTTTCAGCCCGTGCAACCCTCACTCTGTGCAGCAGAAGAAgattgtcatcagaaacaatgt TCACTTGGAGCTGCCTTTTCACTGGCAGATCATGAAGCCCAACCTGCACCCTCTACTTCCAGGGGAAACCCCTGAAGCCTCACGCATTCAGTTCCACTTGGCCACGGATGATGTTTTCCATATCAGTCCCTCAACAGGGATTCTGGCTCCCTGCCAGGACCAAGAGTATCTGCTCATCTTTTGCCCTAAAGAG TTAAAGGATTACCACAGTGTCTGTCACTTAGTCCTGAGAGACGTCCCCCAGCTGCCACCAGAGCCCACTGACAGCAG CATCCTTCAGCCTGTGCAGCCTGGCTCCAAGGTAACAAGCGTCATCATCATGGAAATAGAGGTCAAGGGCTCAACAGAGCCATATCAGATCCTGCTGGAGCCATACGCTGTTGTAATCCCTGGAGAGATTTTTATTTGCACACCCACTTGCAGGCAGTTCAAG ATGTGGAACCACAGCAAAACCTTTATCTGTTTTCAATGGGAGAGGATGAACAGCAGCTGTCATATAATGGAAGTGGAGCCATCTGCTGGCAGAATAG AGGAGAACGAATGTTTTGACTTCAATCTTTTTGTGACGGGAGGGAAAGCAGAGAAGGTTGTGACCCGTTTGGTTTGCTACATACAGCACAGCCACGAGCCCGTCACTTTGGCCGTTGAAGTATCCTTCAAA GGCCCCGCGGTGACTCTCAGTGTGCCCAGCATTGACTTTGGACTCATAAGGCCCGGAGAGCAGACTCAGACCACCCTGCTCCTTACCAATATCACCCAGCTGGATGCCTCTTGGATCCTGGAGGACAAACATCAAGACTCACAG ATCTCAGTAGAGCCATGCAGGGGTCTGTTGCCTCCCTTGGCCTCTTGCAATGTGGATGTGCTCTTTAAGCCACATTCCTGCCAGCAGTTTGAAACAGAGCTGGAACTGACTGTGGAGAATGGGACAGGATG TCACCTGTCAGTGCGAGCAGATGTACAGTCTTCCCAGGTCTGTCTTCTGAACTGCATGCTGTCCTTCCCTGAACTTTATGTTGGAGCTCCTGCCACAGGCACCGTAACTCTTTTCAACCAGACCCTCCTGCCATCACACTTCAGCTGGATG GCCCAGCTCCAGGGTAAACAAGCTTCAGTGTGTTCAGCCTCTTTTGACCCCTCCTCTGGTACTCTGGGACCTAATGTCAGCATGGAAATCACAGTGACTTTTACTGCTCACACAGAT cTGGAGCTGACCAAGgtagctgctgtctgtgaagtCCAGGGAATGAACTCCCCTCTAGTTGTTGGAATTGTGGGCAAACCCCAAAATCTCAGTGTATCTTACTCACTGCCCGTTGTCTG TTCAAATGGTCAAAGCCCCTCAACACCAGTACTTGACTTTGGAGATGGTGTTGTATTGAAGAGAGCTGTTATCAAGCAGTTACTGATAACCAATCAAACTTCTATCCCTGCTCCTTTTACCGCAGAGGCAGAATACTTCACCTGCCATGCCTCAAAGCCAGATAACCAGCCAGAGAAAAG ATTTGCATATGCTGCGAATCCGCTCCACTCTGTTCAAGCTAAGAAAGCAGAGGAAAAGGCACACGAGG AGTTTGTGAGCAGCCTGCTGGCTCATGGAAAAGGTGCAGCTTTTTCTGTCACGCCCAACGCAGGGATGCTGGGACCGTTTGAAAGTCAGACTCTGGATGTGACTGCCTACACTGACATGTGGGGAGAGTACAGAGACCACCTCATATGTAAA GTGGGGGACCTTGAGCCTGTGCTTATTCCCATACATATGACGGTGAAAGGCTGCCCCCTCTACTTCCAGATGATAGGCCCACGATCACAGGACCAGAACCAAGGGCCAATCATACA GTTTGGCACTCATGTATCAGGCGGTGACACGGTCTCTCGTTCTCTTCGCATAAACAATCCCACCATGTTTG ATATTCGTTTGGACTGGGAGACTTACAACATAGATCGGAATGACCGTAAACTGCTGGATGTCGTGGTGCTGTTTGGAGACGCCTTCCCGCTTAAAGATGCTGATGGCAATGAGGTGCTGAGCGGGGCATTCAGGCTTTCCGATGGAATCTTTCAAACAGCatgggaaaaaacacacaccacagtCTCTGAGGGAACAAGCGCTTCTCTCCAAAGCTTGACT GATGTGGAAGAGGAGGAACTCCTGTCTGAAGATGAgcgtgaggaggaagagaagactTGTTTTTATCCCTCCCCTGCAAAGAAAAAACTCATATCTGTCCACATCAGGCCTCACGTGGGCAACCTCTCAGATTACCCCTTCTGCATCACACCGCAACAAATA GTGATTCCAGCAAAGAGCAGCGGAGCCATCCACGTGTCTTTCACTCCTTTGACTCTTTCTGGGTCTGCTCGTGAGACCAGATGTGTCGGCTTGGCTCTGGGTTTCATGAGCCTAGACTCTGAG TTGGCTGCTTGTGTTCCTGGTAAAGTTGGGAGGGTTCAGGGTTTGGATTTAGAGCCTGTCAGGGTGGATCTACTAGCAGCTGTTAAGACTGCAGC GCTGTTAGTGCAGATGGAGGAGGACGACGGGGCGCTGGAGTTTCGTGCTTCGGCCGGTGATTTACTGGACGCGCACTCAGACAAGGAG aTAGTAGTGCATGAATTTGACATCACACAAAGCTTCCAGCTGAAAAACACTTCAGAGATGCCGCTACACTTCACCCTGGGGGCTCAGCCTCCATTTTCGGTGGTCAAGCCAAAACCTCGGGCCCGGACCAGCGGCTCCAGCAATCCTCCCACCGGTGACAGTCAGCCTTTAGTGCTTAAGCCTCAACACAGCATGCAG GTGAAAGTGGCCTTCCACTGTTCCCTGCCCCTTCTGGACCACGTGGACCAGACAGATGAGGAAATCCCTTCTGGGGTGATGGTGATCCACGGTGCAAATGGGCAGAGGAAGCTGAGGTTCAAGCAAAACCTCCTGATTCACTACAGCAACAACACTCTGCAG ACAGTGCCGCTCTGTGCCCATCTGGATCTTCCAGCACTGTGTTTATCTGCTGACAGCATGGAGTTTGGGTTTTGCTATGTGAGGCAAACACAAACCAGAGAAGTAAATCTGTACAGCCACGGGGCCCGCGTGTACTGGAAATCAATTACAA AGTCAGGTGAAGGGGACTCCCATGCGTTCAGAGTAACGCCTGACTGTGGACTGCTCGGGCCCAAGGAGCACCATGGCACCAGCTGCAGCCAGTGTCTTCAGATCAGCTTCACTCCCAG tgagGACAGGGAGTTCAGGGCCGTGCTGGTTATCCAGTGTCCTCTAGTAAAGCCTTCCCTCACGCTGCAGCTCCGGGGAACAGGATCCTTTGATGAGATGTACAGGTCCATCTAA